In a genomic window of Diabrotica undecimpunctata isolate CICGRU chromosome 2, icDiaUnde3, whole genome shotgun sequence:
- the LOC140435080 gene encoding GTP-binding protein 128up has protein sequence MSTIVEKIAAIEAEMARTQKNKATAGHLGLLKARIAKLRRELITPKGGGGGTGEGFDVAKTGDARVGFVGFPSVGKSTLLSNLAGVYSEVAAYEFTTLTTVPGCIKYKGAKIQLLDLPGIIEGAKDGKGRGRQVIAVARTCSLIFLCLDVLKPLGHKKLIEHELEGFGLRLNKQPPNIYFRKKDKGGVNLNCMVPQSELDSDTVKSILSEYKIHNADVTLKYDATSDDLIDVIEGNRIYVPCIYILNKIDQISIEELDVIYKIPHCVPISAHHRWNFDDLLEKMWEYLKLVRIYTKPKGQLPDYNSPIVLHSEHTSVEDFCNKLHRSIAKEFKYALVWGSSVKHQPQKVGLEHVLCDEDVVQIVKKV, from the exons ATGAGTACCATTGTTGAAAAAATTGCGGCTATAGAAGCCGAG ATGGCCAGAACtcaaaaaaataaagcaacaGCAGGACATTTGGGACTTTTAAAGGCTCGTATAGCAAAACTTCGGAGAGAATTAATTACTCCAAAAGGAGGTGGTGGAGGTACTGGCGAAGGTTTTGATGTAGCTAAAACTGGAGATGCACGAGTCGGATTTGTAGGTTTTCCATCAGTGGGAAAAAGTACTTTACTAAGTAATTTAGCTGGTGTATATTCTGAAGTAGCTGCCTATGAATTCACCACACTGACAACGGTGCCTGGGTGCATTAAATACAAGGGAGCAAAAATACAG ttGCTAGATCTTCCTGGTATCATTGAAGGTGCCAAAGATGGTAAAGGTAGAGGTAGGCAAGTAATAGCAGTTGCAAGAACCTGCAGTTTAATCTTTTTGTGCCTAGATGTGTTGAAACCACTGGGACACAAAAAATTAATTGAGCATGAATTGGAAGGATTTGGACTAAGATTGAATAAACAACCTCCTAACATATATTTTCGGAAAAAAGACAAAGGTGGAGTTAATCTTAACTGTATGGTACCGCAATCTGAACTTGATTCGGATACTGTGAAAAGTATCCTGTCTGAGTACAAAATTCATAATGCTGATGTTACTTTGAAATATGATGCCACCAGTGATGATCTCATAGATGTTATTGAAGGCAACAGAATTTATGTCCCCtgcatttatatattaaataaaatag atcaGATTAGCATTGAAGAATTggatgtaatatacaaaattcctCATTGTGTACCAATATCTGCTCATCATAGGTGGAATTTTGATGATTTATTGGAAAAGATGTGGGAATATTTGAAATTAGTGAGAAT TTACACAAAACCCAAAGGACAACTGCCGGACTATAATTCACCCATTGTTTTACATTCGGAACATACTTCTGTTGAAGATTTTTGTAATAAGCTGCATAGGAGTATTGCCAAGGAATTTAAATA tgccCTTGTTTGGGGATCCTCAGTCAAGCATCAACCACAAAAAGTAGGATTAGAACATGTGCTGTGCGATGAAGATGTTGTACAGATCGTTAAGAAAGTTTAA